The Treponema phagedenis DNA segment ATGTAAATCCCGCCGGCATTATTAAAAAACTGAAATTTCCCGTCTCCGGAGCGGATTTGGAAGCAATATTGGTGCGCTCAAAATTGAATGCGGCAATGGAAAACCGCATGATGATCGTCAATGCGGATATTGAGCAAACCATTGAGGATTTTATTCCGCCTTCGTACCCGTATGAGATTGAATTACAAAATCTTGTGGCGGTGCTTGAATGTACCAGCAAAGAGATGATCCCGAAAAAATACCAAAACTTTGACCGCTCAAAACTTGCCGCCGAAATTCTTGAACTAAAACAACTGCTCGGTGAAAAATAAGCTCCTATATTATAACAGGTATAGCAGCAGCGGTTTTCAAAAAAAACTTTTGATAGCTTTCAGTAAATCCTCAAGCGGCATTCCGGAGCGCTCGCTCATAATGCGGATACTTGCCTTCGGGAGCATAATTCGGGCTAACGGCGTTTTCAGCATTTTGAATTTGGGATTAATTGTTTCCAATGCGTCCCGCAATTCGGGAGCCGCAGCCAAAAGGTCTTTGAGCATCGTGTCGGGAGTAATGTCGTCGGCGGTAAAGGTTTTAGCCGCGCCCTCGCTCGGCTGAGAGCATTCTTCCGTAACTGGTTCTGCGGGGGCAGTGCTTTCGTTTTTTTTATTTTCCCAGGTTAAAAGGGTTTGGGAGCCCTGCAAACTTCTGATATGCGTACAATCCTGCATCATTTCAAGCACGCCTCTAAATTTTCCGTCAGAATCGCGCACTGCCGTATACTGAATATAGATAAAAAGATCGGGTTTATTAATCCAAAACTCAGCCGTGTCCTGCTCCCCCGACCTGAACTTTTCGATTATTTCTTCTACTATGTGCACACTCGCCCGCGGATGACAGTTTGCCACATTACGCCCGATAACGTTTTTACTGCGCGGAAACACGCGGTGCTTGGTATCGGAGTAAAAACATACCAGCTCATTTTCATCAACATAGGAAAGGTCTACCGGCAAATGTTGATAAATCAGGTTGATCTGCTCCAATGTCAGCTTGCCCATCGCCACATCCAACACGCCGCCGCTGTGTGCAATGCCGTGTTTTTGCAACACCTTCGCAAGGTCTTCCGCCAAAGAATGCTCCGCTGCGGGCTCGGCTGCGGCAGGTGCGGGCTCCTTTTCGTCAACCTGAATCCATGCAAAGCCGATTTCTTTGTCGCCCGCCTTCATTTCCTCAAACTCTTTTTCGCTAATCATTGCAAGCGAGGTTGGGTATAACACAGACTCTTCCTTGAGTAAAAGGTCGCGAATATCATCAACGATGGTTTGTTGCATTGCGATAAATTCATCGTCCTTATCTTCCGCCAAAAGCTTCGCCGCATTTCGGATTTCATCGCGGATAAAATTATCCAGCGTCCACATGGTGGTTGTCGGACGGTCAAAACCTTTTTGCTCAAGAATTGAGTACAATTGATTTTGTTTTCTTGAAAGGTGAATTTTAAACTGCTCCAATCGTTCATACAGCTCCAGCCACTGGTTTTTAATCAGCGGATACTGCACCAAGTCTTCAATCTCTTTTAAGATTTTTTGCAGCGCATCATTTTCCCGATAATAGCACATAATCGGATGGTTTTTATCCAAATCGGGACGGCTTGTGTCCATTACTTCTTCAAAAAGCTCAAGCATTTTTTGAATATTTTCTTTTCTGCACTCGTCATCTTCAATTTCTTTTAATTCCTGCTCGGCAAGGGCAATCTCATACGGCTTTACCGTTCCAACCTTTTCCCGTATCTGCTTTCG contains these protein-coding regions:
- a CDS encoding PAS domain-containing protein, translated to MLEMRKHLSDVDDTKLQLILQIKDAYNAGAIDLEEARKQIREKVGTVKPYEIALAEQELKEIEDDECRKENIQKMLELFEEVMDTSRPDLDKNHPIMCYYRENDALQKILKEIEDLVQYPLIKNQWLELYERLEQFKIHLSRKQNQLYSILEQKGFDRPTTTMWTLDNFIRDEIRNAAKLLAEDKDDEFIAMQQTIVDDIRDLLLKEESVLYPTSLAMISEKEFEEMKAGDKEIGFAWIQVDEKEPAPAAAEPAAEHSLAEDLAKVLQKHGIAHSGGVLDVAMGKLTLEQINLIYQHLPVDLSYVDENELVCFYSDTKHRVFPRSKNVIGRNVANCHPRASVHIVEEIIEKFRSGEQDTAEFWINKPDLFIYIQYTAVRDSDGKFRGVLEMMQDCTHIRSLQGSQTLLTWENKKNESTAPAEPVTEECSQPSEGAAKTFTADDITPDTMLKDLLAAAPELRDALETINPKFKMLKTPLARIMLPKASIRIMSERSGMPLEDLLKAIKSFF